The Caldanaerobius fijiensis DSM 17918 DNA segment TGCCAGGGCTGGATTTTTACAACACGAGATCGAATTCCTGAGTCTGTGTGGTGACGATGCTGGCGCTTATGGGCTCTTTTAATTCGCCATTGGATATTTCAAAGACGTTTTTTGCCACCAGCGTACCCATCGCGTTTTTTATATCGGCTTCGGTGATATCGTCTCTGACATTGTCTACGCTTATCCTCACTAAACGGCCTATGGAGTTTCTAAACACCATTATAAGGGTTTTCAAGATTTCACCTTCTTTCTACGGAAGATTGATAGGATTTTAAGATGGGCC contains these protein-coding regions:
- a CDS encoding DUF2922 domain-containing protein, producing MKTLIMVFRNSIGRLVRISVDNVRDDITEADIKNAMGTLVAKNVFEISNGELKEPISASIVTTQTQEFDLVL